A window of Malania oleifera isolate guangnan ecotype guangnan chromosome 5, ASM2987363v1, whole genome shotgun sequence contains these coding sequences:
- the LOC131154909 gene encoding small ribosomal subunit protein mL104 (rPPR9)-like, translating into MWRPPTTPLMPLQLRGLLLRCISSPVEATPPRILSSFSPHYSFRCFLSLPFISLSRPFSSRPEEEPVQDPDQVAHSLSTELLRDPDSDPLSIIQRLELSFSHITLSPPLLLSTLKLSPDAGRTVLGFLKWLCSRPGFALDDETVSLFVNYFGCRKDFKTVHEVLVDARGVAGAKSLEAAIDRLVRAGRPTQAVSFFDRMEVVYGFDRNKESLRMIVDKLCEHGFASYAEKMVKNLANEFFPDENMCDMLIKGWCVDGKLDEARRLAGEMYRGGFEIGTTAYNAILDCVCKLCRKKDPFRLHSEAEKVLVDMDIAGVPRDVETFNVLITNFCKIRKTEDAMKLFYRMGEWGCFPNATTFLVLTRSLYQAARVGEGDEMIDRMKSAGFGDYLDKKAYYGFIKILCGIERFDHAMLIFRMMKKDGCKPGIKTYDLLMGKLCAHGLVDKANALFNEAARRGVPVTPKAYKLDPRFVKKPKAVKKEKKRETLPEKMARKRRRLRKLRLSFVKKPKQMMRRSF; encoded by the coding sequence atgtggAGACCTCCGACGACGCCATTGATGCCTCTGCAGCTTCGGGGTCTTCTCCTTCGCTGCATCTCCTCTCCAGTTGAAGCTACCCCTCCTCGGATTCTCTCCTCCTTCTCGCCCCATTATTCTTTTCGGTGCTTTCTCTCTCTACCGTTCATTTCTCTGTCTAGACCTTTCTCATCTAGGCCCGAGGAGGAACCTGTCCAAGATCCAGACCAGGTTGCCCACTCTCTATCCACCGAACTCCTCAGGGACCCTGACTCTGACCCTCTCTCCATCATCCAAAGGCTCGAACTCAGCTTCTCTCACATCACCCTGTCTCCTCCCTTGCTCCTTTCTACTCTCAAGCTCTCACCTGACGCCGGCCGTACGGTTCTAGGGTTTCTCAAATGGTTGTGTTCGAGACCCGGCTTTGCTCTCGACGATGAGACAGTGTCGTTGTTTGTCAATTACTTTGGTTGCCGGAAAGACTTCAAGACCGTTCATGAGGTACTCGTTGATGCACGGGGTGTTGCGGGGGCCAAAAGTTTGGAAGCAGCTATTGATCGGCTTGTTCGGGCTGGACGGCCAACCCAGGCGGTGTCCTTCTTTGACAGAATGGAGGTAGTTTATGGATTTGATCGCAACAAAGAATCGCTTAGAATGATTGTTGACAAACTTTGCGAACATGGGTTTGCGAGTTATGCAGAGAAGATGGTGAAGAATTTGGCGAATGAGTTTTTTCCTGATGAAAATATGTGTGATATGCTGATTAAGGGGTGGTGTGTTGATGGAAAGCTCGACGAGGCAAGGAGATTGGCTGGTGAGATGTATAGGGGAGGTTTTGAGATTGGTACAACGGCATACAATGCCATTCTTGATTGCGTGTGTAAGCTCTGTAGGAAAAAGGACCCCTTTAGGCTTCATTCGGAGGCTGAAAAGGTCTTGGTAGATATGGATATTGCCGGTGTTCCTCGTGATGTGGAGACATTTAACGTGCTAATTACTAATTTTTGTAAAATTCGGAAAACAGAGGACGCAATGAAGCTGTTTTATAGAATGGGTGAGTGGGGATGTTTTCCCAATGCAACAACTTTTCTTGTTCTTACGAGAAGTCTCTATCAGGCTGCAAGAGTTGGAGAGGGGGATGAGATGATTGATAGGATGAAATCTGCAGGATTTGGGGATTATCTTGATAAGAAGGCTTATtatgggtttataaaaattctttgtGGAATTGAAAGGTTTGATCATGCAATGCTCATTTTCAGAATGATGAAAAAGGATGGATGCAAACCTGGGATTAAGACTTATGATTTGTTGATGGGGAAGCTGTGTGCTCACGGACTTGTTGATAAGGCAAATGCTTTGTTTAATGAAGCTGCAAGAAGAGGGGTACCAGTTACACCTAAAGCATATAAACTGGACCCAAGGTTCGTGAAGAAACCTAAGGctgtgaagaaagagaaaaagcGAGAGACATTGCCTGAGAAAATGGCAAGGA